The proteins below come from a single Micromonospora citrea genomic window:
- a CDS encoding MerR family transcriptional regulator yields MVVVHGNIVNVDTGMKVKRGFSMRIGELSRRTGVNAHQLRYYEAQGLLEADRGANGYRAYGEDAVLRVRQIRHLLGAGLSSEDIAYLLPCAVGEAPELFGCPELLAAMRSRLRRLDDQMARIAQSREALADYIDAAERTGAETYPPFDAANLEPVPA; encoded by the coding sequence GTGGTTGTTGTTCATGGCAACATCGTCAACGTTGATACCGGTATGAAGGTCAAGCGGGGATTTTCGATGCGGATCGGTGAACTGAGTCGTCGGACGGGCGTCAACGCCCATCAGCTGCGCTACTACGAGGCCCAGGGCCTGCTGGAGGCCGACCGCGGCGCGAACGGTTACCGCGCGTACGGCGAGGACGCCGTGCTGCGGGTGAGGCAGATCCGGCACCTGCTCGGTGCCGGCCTGTCCTCCGAGGACATCGCCTATCTGCTGCCCTGTGCGGTCGGCGAGGCCCCGGAGCTGTTCGGGTGCCCCGAGTTGCTGGCCGCGATGCGGTCACGGCTGCGGCGGCTCGACGACCAGATGGCCAGGATCGCCCAGTCCCGCGAGGCTCTCGCCGACTACATCGACGCGGCCGAGCGGACGGGGGCCGAGACCTATCCTCCCTTCGACGCCGCGAACCTGGAGCCGGTGCCCGCCTGA
- a CDS encoding vitamin B12-dependent ribonucleotide reductase translates to MSGDGVTTSRARSKAGAGLKVERVWTTEGVHPYDEVAWERRDVVMTNWRDGSVNFEQRGVEFPESWSVNAANIVTTKYFRGAVGTPEREWSLKQLIDRVVTTYRTAGEEYGYFAGPADAEVFAHELTWMLLHQVFSFNSPVWFNVGTPSPQQVSACFILAVDDSMDSILDWYKEEGLIFKGGSGSGVNLSRIRSSRELLSSGGNASGPVSFMRGADASAGTIKSGGATRRAAKMVILDVDHPDIQEFVVTKAREEDKIRALRDAGFDMDLGGADIVSVQYQNANNSVRVSDEFMTAVENGGGFDLRGRLDGAVIETIDAKGLFRSISQAAWECADPGLQYDDTINDWHTCPETGRITASNPCSEYLHLDNSSCNLASLNLMKFLRADGGFEVEKFVKSVELVITAMDISICFADFPTEKIGETTRAYRQLGIGYANLGALLMASGLPYDSEQGRSVAAAITSLMTGTAYRRSAELAGIVGPYDGYARNAEPHKRVMRKHAAANDEIKPSGTVATAIVREATKQWTQGNKIGDKFGWRNSQASVLAPTGTIGLMMDCDTTGVEPDLALVKFKKLVGGGSMQIVNQTVPRALRSLGYPEEQVEAIVEHIADHGHVVDAPGLKPEHYPVFDCAMGERSIAPMGHVRMMAAVQPFISGAISKTVNMPEAATVEDVEKIYFEGWKLGLKALAIYRDNCKVGQPLSAAKPGKAAATTEAPAEAEKVVEKVVEYRPVRKRLPKKRPSQTVSFSVGGAEGYLTASSYPDDGLGEVFLKMSKQGSTLAGVMDAFSVAISIGLQYGVPLETYVSKFTNMRFEPAGMTDDPDVRMAASVMDYIFRRLALDFLPYERRAELGIFTAKERAAQLRAEAEAEANGADLTAMAASAPVETHAEPKTGPVAQPAQEVADVAAAKPAPSVGSSTELLEAVIGKAADAPLCFTCGTKMRPAGSCYVCEGCGSTSGCS, encoded by the coding sequence ATGTCGGGGGATGGTGTGACGACGAGCAGGGCACGGAGCAAGGCCGGCGCGGGGCTCAAGGTGGAGCGGGTCTGGACGACCGAGGGGGTGCACCCCTACGACGAGGTCGCCTGGGAGCGCCGCGACGTCGTGATGACCAACTGGCGCGACGGCTCGGTCAACTTCGAGCAGCGGGGGGTCGAGTTCCCCGAGTCGTGGAGCGTCAACGCGGCGAACATCGTGACCACCAAGTACTTCCGGGGCGCGGTGGGCACCCCGGAGCGGGAGTGGTCGCTCAAGCAGCTGATCGACCGGGTGGTCACCACCTACCGAACCGCCGGTGAGGAGTACGGCTACTTCGCCGGCCCCGCCGACGCCGAGGTCTTCGCCCACGAGCTGACCTGGATGCTGCTGCACCAGGTGTTCAGCTTCAACTCGCCGGTCTGGTTCAACGTCGGCACGCCGTCGCCGCAGCAGGTCAGCGCCTGCTTCATCCTGGCCGTCGACGACTCGATGGACTCGATCCTCGACTGGTACAAGGAGGAGGGGCTGATCTTCAAGGGCGGCTCCGGCTCCGGCGTCAACCTGTCGCGGATCCGCTCCTCCCGCGAGCTGCTCTCCTCCGGCGGCAACGCCTCCGGCCCGGTCAGCTTCATGCGTGGCGCGGACGCCTCCGCCGGCACCATCAAGTCCGGCGGCGCCACCCGGCGCGCGGCCAAGATGGTCATCCTCGACGTGGACCACCCGGACATCCAGGAGTTCGTGGTCACCAAGGCGCGCGAGGAGGACAAGATCCGCGCGCTGCGCGACGCCGGGTTCGACATGGACCTCGGCGGTGCCGACATCGTCAGCGTGCAGTACCAGAACGCCAACAACTCCGTCCGGGTCTCCGACGAGTTCATGACCGCCGTGGAGAACGGCGGCGGCTTCGACCTGCGCGGCCGCCTCGACGGCGCGGTGATCGAGACCATCGACGCCAAGGGCCTGTTCCGCAGCATCTCCCAGGCCGCCTGGGAGTGCGCCGACCCCGGCCTGCAGTACGACGACACCATCAACGACTGGCACACCTGCCCGGAGACCGGGCGGATCACCGCGTCGAACCCGTGCTCGGAGTACCTGCACCTGGACAACTCCTCGTGCAACCTGGCCTCGCTCAACCTGATGAAGTTCCTCCGCGCCGACGGCGGCTTCGAGGTGGAGAAGTTCGTCAAGTCGGTCGAGCTGGTCATCACCGCGATGGACATCTCGATCTGCTTCGCCGACTTCCCGACCGAGAAGATCGGCGAGACCACCCGCGCCTACCGGCAGCTCGGCATCGGCTACGCCAACCTCGGCGCCCTGCTGATGGCCTCCGGCCTGCCGTACGACTCGGAGCAGGGTCGTTCCGTCGCCGCGGCGATCACCTCGCTGATGACCGGCACCGCCTACCGCCGCTCCGCCGAGCTGGCCGGCATCGTCGGCCCGTACGACGGCTACGCCCGCAACGCGGAGCCGCACAAGCGGGTCATGCGCAAGCACGCCGCCGCCAACGACGAGATCAAGCCCTCGGGCACCGTGGCCACCGCGATCGTCCGCGAGGCCACGAAGCAATGGACCCAGGGCAACAAGATCGGTGACAAGTTCGGCTGGCGCAACTCGCAGGCCAGCGTGCTCGCCCCGACCGGCACCATCGGCCTGATGATGGACTGCGACACCACCGGCGTCGAGCCGGACCTGGCGCTGGTCAAGTTCAAGAAGCTGGTCGGCGGCGGCTCCATGCAGATCGTCAACCAGACCGTGCCGCGCGCCCTGCGCAGCCTCGGCTACCCCGAGGAGCAGGTCGAAGCGATCGTCGAGCACATCGCCGACCACGGTCACGTGGTGGACGCCCCGGGCCTGAAGCCGGAGCACTACCCGGTCTTCGACTGCGCCATGGGTGAGCGGTCCATCGCCCCGATGGGTCACGTGCGGATGATGGCGGCCGTCCAGCCGTTCATCTCCGGCGCCATCTCCAAGACGGTCAACATGCCGGAGGCGGCGACCGTCGAGGACGTCGAGAAGATCTACTTCGAGGGCTGGAAGCTCGGCCTCAAGGCGCTGGCGATCTACCGCGACAACTGCAAGGTCGGCCAGCCGCTGTCGGCCGCCAAGCCGGGCAAGGCCGCCGCCACCACCGAGGCTCCGGCCGAGGCGGAGAAGGTGGTCGAGAAGGTCGTCGAGTACCGCCCGGTGCGCAAGCGGCTGCCGAAGAAGCGCCCGTCCCAGACGGTCAGCTTCTCCGTCGGCGGCGCCGAGGGCTACCTCACCGCCTCGTCCTACCCGGACGACGGCCTCGGCGAGGTCTTCCTCAAGATGTCGAAGCAGGGCTCGACCCTGGCCGGCGTGATGGACGCCTTCTCGGTGGCCATCTCCATCGGTCTCCAGTACGGCGTCCCGCTGGAGACGTACGTCAGCAAGTTCACCAACATGCGCTTCGAGCCGGCCGGCATGACCGACGACCCGGACGTGCGGATGGCCGCCTCGGTGATGGACTACATCTTCCGTCGCCTGGCGCTGGACTTCCTGCCGTACGAGCGCCGCGCGGAGCTGGGCATCTTCACCGCCAAGGAGCGGGCCGCCCAGCTCCGGGCCGAGGCGGAGGCGGAGGCGAACGGTGCGGACCTCACCGCGATGGCCGCCTCCGCCCCGGTCGAGACGCACGCCGAGCCCAAGACCGGCCCGGTCGCCCAGCCGGCGCAGGAAGTGGCCGACGTCGCCGCCGCCAAGCCGGCGCCGTCCGTCGGCTCCAGCACCGAGCTGCTGGAGGCCGTGATCGGCAAGGCCGCCGACGCGCCGCTCTGCTTCACCTGCGGTACGAAGATGCGCCCGGCCGGTAGCTGCTACGTCTGCGAGGGCTGCGGCTCCACCAGCGGCTGCAGCTGA
- a CDS encoding DUF397 domain-containing protein, whose protein sequence is METSDRPVWRKSSYSDNNGGACVEVATSSAGIRVRDSKDPSGPTLGFSREAWTWFVSEFRARR, encoded by the coding sequence ATGGAGACCTCGGATCGCCCGGTCTGGCGCAAGTCGAGCTACAGCGACAACAACGGCGGCGCCTGCGTCGAGGTCGCCACCAGCAGTGCTGGGATCCGCGTCCGGGACAGCAAGGACCCCAGCGGACCCACGCTGGGCTTCTCTCGTGAAGCGTGGACCTGGTTTGTCAGCGAGTTCCGGGCTCGCCGATAA
- the nrdR gene encoding transcriptional regulator NrdR, protein MRCPYCRHADSRVVDSREADDGQLIRRRRSCPECGKRFTTVEEAVLAVVKRSGVTEPFSRTKIIGGVRKACQGRPVDDDSIALLAQKVEETVRAKGAAEIPSHEVGLAILGPLRDLDEVAYMRFASVYRSFDSLADFEREIETLRAAARAREGAGADAVEAAGRTS, encoded by the coding sequence GTGCGGTGTCCGTACTGCCGACACGCTGACTCCCGGGTCGTCGACTCGCGGGAGGCCGACGACGGCCAGTTGATCCGCCGGCGGCGCTCCTGCCCGGAGTGCGGCAAGCGGTTCACCACGGTGGAGGAGGCGGTCCTCGCGGTCGTCAAGCGCAGCGGGGTCACCGAGCCGTTCAGCCGCACGAAGATCATCGGCGGGGTGCGCAAGGCGTGCCAGGGCCGGCCGGTGGACGACGACTCGATCGCGCTGCTCGCGCAGAAGGTCGAGGAGACCGTCCGGGCCAAGGGGGCCGCCGAGATCCCGAGCCACGAGGTGGGGCTGGCCATCCTGGGCCCGCTGCGGGACCTTGACGAGGTCGCCTACATGCGGTTCGCCAGCGTCTACCGGTCGTTCGACTCGCTCGCCGACTTCGAGCGCGAGATCGAGACGCTGCGGGCCGCCGCACGCGCCCGGGAGGGCGCCGGGGCCGACGCGGTCGAGGCCGCCGGCCGTACCAGTTGA
- a CDS encoding helix-turn-helix domain-containing protein, whose translation MVNPTIQRRRLGLALKRARESAGRTQDEAAVVIDAAASKISRLELGQSGIKLTDLNLLLAFYGISGEEAESLRELARAGRQRGRWSTYRNAVPDWFRQYLDLEGDASEIRWYQPEVVPGILQIEPYIRAMNATAQPLPAAEDVDRQVRVRLERQAILRHDGGPELSFILSESALRRSIGATATMHSQLLHLAEVGKQPNVALQVFPFDAQTYETASFNFVILRFNDDAASDVIYVETFTDADYLDRPDAVRAYTRLWDRLRAAALGPVESRKLILRMAHDMERQGT comes from the coding sequence ATGGTCAACCCGACGATCCAACGGCGACGACTTGGACTTGCGTTGAAGCGCGCCCGTGAAAGCGCCGGCAGAACGCAGGACGAGGCAGCGGTCGTCATCGACGCAGCGGCAAGCAAGATCAGCAGACTTGAGCTGGGGCAGTCAGGGATCAAGCTGACCGATCTGAATCTGCTGCTCGCCTTCTACGGCATCAGTGGCGAGGAGGCGGAGTCACTGCGCGAGCTCGCACGGGCAGGACGCCAGCGCGGCCGCTGGAGTACGTATCGCAATGCCGTACCCGACTGGTTCCGCCAGTACCTCGACCTGGAAGGCGACGCGTCGGAGATCCGCTGGTATCAGCCGGAGGTCGTCCCCGGGATCCTCCAGATCGAGCCCTACATCCGCGCGATGAACGCCACCGCTCAGCCGCTCCCAGCCGCTGAGGATGTCGACCGGCAGGTCAGGGTCCGCCTGGAACGTCAGGCGATCCTGCGCCACGACGGTGGCCCCGAACTGAGCTTCATCCTGAGCGAGTCGGCGTTGCGGCGAAGCATCGGGGCCACGGCAACGATGCACAGCCAATTACTGCACCTGGCCGAGGTCGGCAAGCAGCCGAACGTCGCACTCCAGGTCTTCCCGTTCGACGCGCAGACCTACGAGACGGCGTCCTTCAACTTCGTCATCCTGCGATTCAACGACGATGCGGCATCGGACGTCATCTACGTCGAGACGTTCACCGACGCCGATTACCTCGACCGTCCGGACGCCGTGCGGGCCTACACTCGCCTGTGGGACCGACTCCGGGCAGCCGCTCTCGGGCCGGTAGAGTCGCGCAAGCTCATCCTGCGGATGGCGCACGACATGGAGCGGCAAGGGACCTGA